A part of Argonema galeatum A003/A1 genomic DNA contains:
- a CDS encoding hemerythrin domain-containing protein has protein sequence MVSTIDDTKRTAIAMKLADMKAVQNLLISNEEALIKECGDQEICDRLRDMLEDDHKNMGVLDTVIVQYGVKGEPKHTTTKLIESTRKLMQGSELTLFEKVGQHELLKHQQTMSGLLIHKAAQIVGADVEAAITPLNTVNFENRAHQEQLKGVLEILGTRELTGKDPDQGIWARVQDAVAAFTGVAGSVVTRSKSDMNIQDLIKMDHTKVNLLFTQFQSTEDPQKLQEYFGQIYKDLSAHSEAEEEVVYPAVRPYYAKTEDLYKEQAEMKQVLEKIKSISPSSPNFKNEVKQLMAAVMHHVQQEENEMFAKIRDNFSEQQQEKMATDFKTAKSKFQDQLAASQK, from the coding sequence ATGGTATCGACTATTGACGACACCAAGCGCACTGCTATTGCCATGAAACTGGCTGATATGAAAGCGGTGCAAAACCTACTGATCTCGAATGAGGAAGCTCTTATAAAAGAGTGTGGAGATCAAGAAATTTGCGATCGCCTGCGCGATATGCTAGAAGACGATCATAAAAACATGGGCGTTCTAGACACTGTGATTGTTCAGTATGGTGTCAAGGGAGAGCCGAAGCATACAACAACCAAACTGATTGAGTCAACTCGGAAACTCATGCAAGGTTCAGAGTTGACTCTGTTTGAGAAAGTAGGTCAGCATGAATTGCTCAAACATCAGCAGACCATGAGTGGACTGCTAATTCACAAAGCTGCTCAAATTGTTGGCGCTGACGTTGAAGCTGCTATCACTCCTTTGAACACGGTTAACTTTGAGAACCGGGCTCACCAAGAACAACTCAAAGGAGTCCTGGAAATTCTGGGCACCCGCGAACTGACCGGCAAAGACCCAGATCAAGGAATCTGGGCACGGGTTCAAGATGCGGTTGCAGCCTTTACAGGCGTCGCTGGTAGCGTTGTTACCCGCAGCAAGAGCGACATGAACATTCAAGATCTGATCAAAATGGATCACACCAAGGTGAATCTTCTGTTCACCCAGTTTCAATCTACTGAAGATCCTCAAAAGCTCCAAGAGTATTTCGGTCAGATTTACAAAGATCTGAGCGCTCATTCGGAAGCTGAAGAGGAAGTTGTCTACCCAGCAGTACGTCCTTACTACGCAAAAACCGAAGATCTGTATAAAGAACAAGCTGAAATGAAACAGGTGCTGGAAAAGATTAAGTCTATCAGCCCCTCTTCACCCAATTTCAAAAATGAAGTTAAACAGCTGATGGCTGCTGTTATGCACCACGTGCAGCAAGAAGAGAATGAAATGTTCGCGAAAATCCGCGACAATTTCAGTGAACAGCAGCAGGAAAAAATGGCTACCGATTTCAAAACAGCTAAGAGCAAGTTCCAAGATCAACTGGCAGCTTCCCAGAAGTAG
- a CDS encoding DJ-1/PfpI family protein, with amino-acid sequence MAAKKILMLVGDYVEDYEVMVPFQALQMVGHTVHVVCPDKKAGEKVRTAVHDFEGDRTYSEKPGHNFTLNADFDEVEAEAYDALVVPGGRAPEYIRLNEKVLDITRHFAEANKPIAAICHGLQVLAAAGVLEGKSCTAYPACGPDVTMAGGLYAHIPVDEAMVDGNLVTAPAWPAHPRWLAEFLKLLGTRIEHPELAAV; translated from the coding sequence ATGGCTGCCAAGAAGATTTTGATGCTTGTCGGTGATTATGTGGAAGATTATGAAGTCATGGTGCCGTTCCAAGCCCTACAGATGGTTGGACACACCGTTCATGTTGTTTGTCCCGACAAAAAAGCCGGTGAAAAAGTGCGAACAGCCGTTCACGACTTTGAGGGCGATCGAACCTATAGCGAGAAACCAGGTCATAATTTTACGTTAAACGCCGACTTTGATGAAGTGGAAGCAGAAGCTTACGACGCCTTAGTAGTACCTGGGGGACGTGCGCCGGAGTACATTCGTTTAAATGAGAAGGTGCTGGATATTACCCGCCACTTTGCCGAAGCAAATAAACCTATTGCCGCAATATGCCACGGGTTGCAGGTTTTGGCTGCTGCTGGAGTCCTGGAAGGTAAGAGTTGCACGGCATATCCCGCCTGTGGCCCAGATGTGACTATGGCTGGCGGACTCTATGCTCATATTCCCGTAGATGAGGCGATGGTTGATGGCAATCTGGTGACGGCACCGGCTTGGCCCGCGCATCCCCGCTGGCTAGCTGAATTCCTCAAACTTCTGGGAACAAGGATTGAGCATCCAGAATTGGCTGCTGTCTAA
- a CDS encoding cadherin-like domain-containing protein, protein MAASITFAGQNIGSINEGDGRDFRVGATLESVWEVIVAAYPTADISNTTFVFTPLTLDPNSVANSSDFFNFGTQFFIRTNGTVGSVVITNNDSEIEINETFSFQPVLTNLEIETADRRTLALLNPTQITELFAPSGGLTLNLGKVTGTIIDNDSPPPINQAPTAVNFVSTTTSLDENTSTTTRIKVADIDITDDGLGTNVLSLMGSDASAFELDGTTLYLKAGTTLDYETKSSYTISVNVDDASVGNTPDASNTFTLSLNDLPENVAPVANPDTKSTNQNTPLIISSADLLANDTDTNGDLLNITGVSNATGGTVGFSNGNVLFTPNGDFTGAASFDYTITDGQETATTTVTVNVAPVAGINRSGGNGKDTLTGGLGRDTLSGGNGDDILNGGAGGDTLRGDNGNDTLIGGTGRDTVTGGNGNDIFVIAAGSGTDTFTDFKKGTDVVGLSGGLSFGQLSFSGNQILAGGETLANLTGIDTTTLTQSNFITI, encoded by the coding sequence ATGGCAGCTTCAATTACCTTTGCAGGACAGAACATAGGTTCGATTAACGAAGGCGACGGTAGAGATTTTAGGGTGGGAGCTACACTGGAGTCAGTGTGGGAAGTGATCGTAGCTGCCTACCCCACGGCTGATATAAGCAACACCACGTTCGTTTTTACGCCGCTTACTCTTGACCCAAACTCTGTGGCGAATAGCTCAGATTTCTTTAATTTTGGCACTCAGTTTTTTATCCGCACAAATGGAACCGTGGGCTCAGTCGTCATTACTAATAATGACAGTGAGATTGAAATTAATGAAACCTTTTCTTTCCAACCTGTACTCACTAACTTGGAGATTGAGACTGCCGACAGACGAACGTTGGCACTGCTCAACCCTACACAGATTACAGAACTATTTGCTCCATCGGGTGGTCTGACGCTGAATCTTGGTAAGGTTACAGGCACCATCATTGACAATGATTCCCCGCCGCCTATTAACCAAGCGCCCACAGCCGTCAATTTCGTCAGCACCACAACTTCTCTTGATGAGAATACCAGCACTACCACCCGCATCAAAGTTGCTGATATCGACATTACCGACGATGGACTGGGCACAAATGTTCTGAGTTTGATGGGTAGCGACGCAAGCGCATTTGAGCTGGATGGCACCACGTTGTATCTGAAAGCCGGAACAACCCTCGACTACGAAACCAAATCGAGCTACACCATTAGCGTTAACGTCGATGATGCTTCTGTTGGCAACACACCCGATGCCAGCAACACCTTCACCCTCAGTCTCAACGATCTGCCGGAAAATGTTGCGCCTGTTGCCAATCCAGACACCAAATCCACCAACCAAAATACTCCCCTGATCATTAGCAGCGCCGATCTTCTAGCCAATGACACCGACACTAATGGAGATCTGCTCAACATTACCGGAGTCAGCAATGCGACGGGCGGTACAGTTGGCTTCAGCAATGGCAATGTTTTATTCACCCCCAATGGAGACTTCACGGGCGCTGCTAGCTTTGACTACACCATCACCGATGGACAGGAGACTGCAACGACAACAGTAACCGTCAACGTTGCCCCTGTGGCAGGCATCAATCGCTCTGGCGGCAACGGCAAAGATACCCTCACTGGCGGTTTGGGCAGAGATACCCTCAGCGGCGGCAATGGGGATGACATCCTCAACGGAGGGGCAGGTGGAGATACGCTCAGAGGCGACAATGGCAACGATACCTTGATTGGCGGCACGGGCAGAGATACCGTTACAGGCGGCAACGGTAACGATATCTTTGTGATTGCAGCGGGATCTGGCACTGACACCTTCACTGACTTCAAGAAGGGCACGGATGTGGTCGGGTTATCAGGTGGATTGAGCTTTGGTCAGCTTTCGTTCAGTGGCAATCAAATCCTTGCAGGCGGTGAAACGCTGGCGAATTTGACGGGAATTGATACAACAACCTTGACGCAAAGCAACTTTATTACGATCTAG
- a CDS encoding cadherin-like domain-containing protein, translated as MAASITFAGQNIGSINEGDGKFSEAGATLESVWEVILAAYPTADINRTAFSFTPLTLDPNSVANSSDFPEFSSQFLIFTDGSAGSTIYTNNDSEIEDNETFSFQPVLTALEIRDSNSGRLALLNPAQITELFAPSGGLTLNLGKVTGTIIDNDTPPPVNQAPTAVNFVNTITSLDENTSTATRIKVTDITITDDGLGTNVLSLVGSDASAFELDGTTLYLKAGTTLDYETKSSYTISVNVDDASVGNTPDASNTFTLSLNDLPENVAPVANPDTKSTNQNTPLTISSADLLANDTDTNGDLLNITGVSNATGGTVGFSNGSVLFTPNGDFTGAASFDYTITDGQETATTTVTVNVAPVAGINRSGGNGKDTLTGGLGRDTLSGGNGDDILNGGAGGDTLRGDNGNDTLIGGTGRDTVTGGNGNDIFVIAAGSGTDTFTDFKKGTDVVGLSGGLSFGQLSFSGNMIVVGGETLANLTGIDTTTLTQSNFITI; from the coding sequence ATGGCAGCTTCAATTACCTTTGCAGGACAGAACATAGGTTCGATTAACGAAGGCGACGGTAAATTTTCTGAGGCGGGAGCTACACTGGAGTCAGTGTGGGAAGTGATTTTAGCTGCCTACCCCACGGCTGATATAAACAGAACCGCGTTTAGTTTTACGCCGCTTACTCTTGACCCAAACTCTGTGGCGAATAGCTCAGATTTCCCTGAGTTCAGCTCTCAGTTTCTTATCTTCACAGATGGAAGCGCGGGCTCAACCATCTATACTAATAATGACAGTGAGATTGAAGATAATGAAACCTTTTCTTTCCAACCTGTGCTCACTGCCTTGGAGATTAGGGATAGTAACTCCGGGCGGTTGGCATTGCTCAATCCTGCTCAGATTACAGAACTATTTGCTCCATCGGGTGGTCTGACGCTGAATCTTGGTAAGGTTACAGGCACCATCATTGACAATGATACCCCGCCGCCTGTTAACCAAGCGCCCACAGCCGTCAATTTTGTCAACACCATAACTTCTCTTGACGAAAACACCAGCACTGCCACCCGCATCAAAGTTACTGATATTACTATCACCGACGATGGACTGGGCACAAATGTTCTGAGTTTGGTGGGTAGCGATGCAAGTGCATTTGAGCTAGATGGCACTACGTTGTATCTGAAAGCCGGAACAACCCTCGACTACGAAACCAAATCGAGCTACACCATTAGCGTTAACGTCGATGATGCTTCTGTTGGCAACACACCCGATGCCAGCAACACCTTCACCCTCAGTCTCAACGATCTGCCGGAAAATGTTGCGCCTGTTGCCAATCCAGACACCAAATCCACCAACCAAAATACTCCCCTGACCATTAGCAGCGCCGATCTTCTAGCCAATGACACCGACACTAATGGAGATCTGCTCAACATTACCGGAGTCAGCAATGCGACGGGCGGTACAGTTGGCTTCAGCAATGGCAGTGTTTTATTCACCCCTAATGGAGACTTCACGGGCGCAGCCAGCTTTGACTACACCATCACCGATGGACAGGAGACTGCAACGACAACAGTAACCGTCAACGTTGCCCCTGTGGCAGGCATCAATCGCTCTGGCGGCAACGGCAAAGATACCCTCACTGGCGGTTTGGGCAGAGATACCCTCAGCGGCGGCAATGGGGATGACATCCTCAACGGAGGGGCGGGTGGAGATACGCTCAGAGGCGACAATGGCAACGATACCTTGATTGGCGGCACGGGCAGAGATACCGTTACAGGCGGCAACGGTAACGATATCTTTGTGATTGCAGCGGGATCTGGCACTGACACCTTCACTGACTTCAAGAAGGGCACGGATGTGGTCGGGTTATCAGGTGGATTGAGCTTTGGTCAGCTTTCGTTCAGTGGCAATATGATCGTGGTAGGCGGTGAAACGCTGGCGAATTTGACGGGAATTGATACAACAACCTTGACGCAAAGCAACTTTATTACGATCTAG
- a CDS encoding Uma2 family endonuclease, whose translation MVQTPAKPLTLEEFLTLPETEPASEYIDGHIIQKAMPQGEHSAIQTELAPAINSVVKPKQTARAFSELRCTFGGRSIVPDISVFLWDRIPRKENGGVDNVFSIAPDWTIEILSPDQSQTKVIKNILHCLKYGTQMGWLIDPGEESVFVYLPDRSIAFYDEAGTLLPVPEFAKDFSLTVEGLFNWLLE comes from the coding sequence ATGGTACAGACCCCTGCCAAACCCCTTACTCTAGAAGAATTCCTGACGCTGCCGGAGACAGAACCTGCTAGCGAATATATTGATGGGCATATTATTCAAAAAGCTATGCCACAAGGAGAACACAGCGCAATTCAAACTGAGTTAGCACCTGCAATCAACTCGGTCGTCAAACCCAAACAGACTGCGCGGGCTTTCTCAGAGCTTCGTTGTACCTTTGGCGGACGCTCAATTGTACCTGACATTTCTGTGTTTCTGTGGGACAGAATCCCACGTAAGGAAAATGGTGGGGTTGATAACGTCTTTTCAATTGCTCCCGATTGGACAATCGAAATTTTATCTCCCGATCAAAGCCAAACTAAAGTTATCAAGAATATTTTGCATTGCCTCAAATATGGAACTCAGATGGGGTGGCTGATCGATCCAGGTGAAGAATCTGTGTTTGTCTATCTGCCAGATCGATCGATCGCTTTTTACGACGAAGCTGGAACACTTTTGCCAGTGCCAGAATTTGCCAAAGATTTTAGCCTTACAGTAGAAGGCTTGTTTAATTGGTTGCTAGAGTGA
- a CDS encoding PAS domain S-box protein, producing the protein MKNVNLATPKTLPRFLRSDTVEAKLHLYERAIAATSTGIVIADALLPDLPIIYCNSAFEQLTGYSTGEVLGRNCRFLQGRDTDPSAIAQIREAVRDRRECRVVLKNYRKDGTHFWNELTISPVSDASGSVTHFIGVQQDVTQQQEAQRRLQKQSAAMNAAIDGMAIVNQKGEFVYLNEAYAQLYGYEFAEELIGKSWKSLYDEAELRIFKQYILPAVDKHGRWRGEAVGLRQNGSKYRQELSLSAIEAEMGMVCVVRDISDRKRAEVALQQENEDLERRLTVGSVELRKVIDKLHRETLQRQQAQAISRESEALLRPVVTNLPIILYATDKKGEVTLSEGKGLEPLGLKAGELVGRSIFDLYRHEPEIISKISHVLAGGEAAWTAEMGDLVYENRATPLKNQSGEVIGSIGMALDITYHVKAEESLRQQAERERLVSAIAQRIRRSLNLEEVLNTAVQEVRQFLQTDRVVLYRFYPDGSGVVEVESVGENCQPILGIPIHDPCFLGKYVQQYQQGRIRAIGDIYNSGIAQCHIDLLAQFQVRANLVVPILQGENLWGLLIAHHCSGPRQWLESEVSLLGQLSVQIAIAIQQSELYQKLQVELIEREQAEAALRQREELLCQKACELEQTLHKLQKTQTQLIQSEKMSSLGQLVAGVAHEINNPVNFIYGNIEPARNYIQNLLELLELYQQHCPHPGSEIEDKAEDIDLEFVKQDLPKLLESMRVGADRIREIVRSLRYFSRTDEAEMKDVDIHEGIESTLLILQNRLKANGDYPGIQVIQEYADLPKVECYPGQLNQVLMNILSNAIDAMQQGCQVQGVKCGATPTIWIRTKVSDNNRIAIQIADNGPGMKDAVLQRLFDPFFTTKPVGKGTGLGLSISYQIIVEKHGGQLHCFSQPGEGTEFAIEIPLQQQGLGARLRRERLRRERSVERSAERD; encoded by the coding sequence ATGAAAAACGTCAACCTAGCTACGCCGAAAACGCTTCCAAGGTTCCTGCGTAGCGATACAGTTGAGGCGAAATTGCACTTGTACGAACGAGCGATCGCGGCAACCAGCACGGGAATCGTAATTGCCGACGCTCTTTTACCAGATTTACCGATTATTTACTGCAATTCTGCTTTTGAGCAACTTACAGGTTATTCAACCGGGGAAGTTTTAGGGCGCAACTGCCGCTTTTTACAAGGCCGGGACACGGACCCATCTGCGATAGCCCAAATTCGAGAGGCAGTGCGCGATCGGCGGGAATGCCGAGTGGTATTGAAAAACTATCGAAAAGACGGCACCCATTTTTGGAATGAATTGACAATTTCCCCAGTCAGTGACGCCAGCGGTAGCGTCACTCATTTTATTGGGGTACAGCAGGATGTAACTCAGCAACAAGAAGCTCAAAGGAGATTGCAAAAGCAATCTGCCGCTATGAATGCTGCGATCGATGGCATGGCTATTGTTAACCAAAAAGGAGAATTTGTTTATCTAAATGAAGCTTACGCCCAACTTTATGGATATGAGTTTGCAGAAGAACTAATCGGGAAAAGCTGGAAAAGTCTTTACGATGAAGCGGAACTGAGAATATTTAAGCAATATATTTTACCTGCTGTGGATAAACACGGACGGTGGCGGGGTGAAGCGGTCGGTTTACGACAAAATGGCAGCAAGTATCGGCAAGAATTATCTTTGAGCGCGATCGAAGCAGAGATGGGAATGGTTTGCGTGGTGCGGGATATCAGCGATCGCAAACGAGCGGAAGTCGCACTGCAACAGGAAAATGAAGACCTCGAACGCCGCCTCACCGTAGGCAGCGTAGAATTGAGAAAAGTCATTGACAAACTGCATAGGGAAACGCTGCAACGCCAACAGGCGCAAGCAATTTCCCGCGAAAGCGAAGCACTTCTGCGCCCAGTTGTCACCAATTTACCGATCATCCTATATGCAACCGATAAAAAAGGCGAGGTTACTCTTTCTGAGGGTAAAGGATTAGAGCCTCTAGGTTTAAAGGCTGGGGAGTTAGTTGGGCGATCGATCTTCGATTTGTACCGTCACGAACCTGAGATTATCAGCAAAATCAGTCACGTCCTCGCAGGAGGAGAAGCTGCCTGGACTGCTGAAATGGGAGACTTGGTGTATGAAAATCGGGCTACACCCCTGAAAAACCAAAGCGGTGAAGTGATTGGATCGATCGGTATGGCATTGGATATAACCTATCATGTCAAGGCTGAGGAGTCATTGCGACAGCAAGCCGAACGGGAACGGCTAGTAAGTGCGATCGCTCAGCGCATCCGTCGATCGTTAAACTTGGAAGAAGTTCTCAATACCGCCGTGCAAGAAGTGCGGCAATTTCTCCAAACAGACAGAGTGGTACTTTACCGCTTTTACCCAGATGGGAGTGGTGTAGTGGAGGTGGAATCTGTTGGTGAAAATTGCCAGCCAATTCTGGGAATACCAATTCACGACCCTTGCTTTCTGGGAAAATACGTTCAACAATACCAACAAGGTCGCATTCGTGCGATCGGAGATATCTACAATAGCGGTATTGCCCAGTGTCACATCGATTTACTAGCACAGTTTCAGGTGCGAGCTAACCTAGTAGTTCCGATTCTGCAAGGAGAAAATTTGTGGGGACTGCTGATTGCTCATCATTGTAGCGGCCCAAGGCAATGGCTGGAATCGGAAGTCAGCTTGCTAGGACAGCTGAGCGTGCAAATAGCGATCGCCATCCAGCAATCCGAACTATATCAAAAACTGCAAGTCGAACTTATCGAGCGCGAACAAGCCGAAGCTGCCTTACGACAAAGGGAAGAATTGCTATGCCAAAAAGCCTGCGAACTGGAACAAACCCTGCACAAACTGCAAAAAACTCAAACCCAACTTATTCAAAGCGAAAAAATGTCAAGTTTGGGGCAATTAGTTGCAGGTGTAGCTCACGAAATTAATAATCCCGTCAACTTTATTTACGGCAATATCGAGCCAGCTAGAAATTACATTCAAAACCTGTTAGAACTCCTAGAACTTTACCAGCAGCACTGTCCTCACCCAGGCTCGGAAATTGAAGACAAAGCCGAAGATATTGACCTAGAATTCGTCAAGCAGGATTTACCGAAACTGTTGGAATCAATGCGGGTGGGAGCCGATCGGATTCGCGAGATAGTGCGTAGTCTCCGCTACTTTTCCCGCACCGATGAAGCCGAGATGAAAGATGTTGATATTCACGAAGGCATCGAAAGTACCCTGTTGATTTTGCAAAACCGTCTCAAAGCTAATGGCGATTATCCCGGCATTCAGGTTATCCAAGAATATGCCGACCTGCCCAAAGTGGAGTGCTATCCCGGACAGCTCAACCAAGTGCTGATGAATATACTAAGTAATGCGATCGATGCTATGCAACAAGGGTGTCAGGTACAGGGTGTGAAGTGTGGGGCTACACCAACCATTTGGATTCGCACCAAAGTTTCGGACAACAACCGCATTGCCATTCAGATTGCTGACAATGGACCGGGTATGAAAGACGCCGTTCTTCAGCGTCTGTTTGAC